In Corylus avellana chromosome ca2, CavTom2PMs-1.0, the following proteins share a genomic window:
- the LOC132170325 gene encoding cation-chloride cotransporter 1 yields MDNGDIDSAEDEFPGRIGGRKYRPVVANDRAVLEMSSMDPGSSSSPSSSATFSDHQASLKKVKVGAQANMGADLKEGSSPIHEEANGPQGESKLELFGFDSLVNILGLRSMTGEQVPAPSSPRDGEDVAITIGHPKPADLKLGTLMGVFVPCLQNILGIIYYIRFSWIVGMAGIGESLLLVSFCGLCTFLTGISLSAIATNGAMKGGGPYYLIGRALGPEVGVSIGLCFFLGNAVAGALYVLGAVETFLKAVPAAGIFRETVTNVNVTAIERVESPSSHDLQVYGIVVTIILCFIVFGGVKMINRVAPAFLIPVLFSLFSIFIGIFLARKDHPVVGITGLSAETFKENWSPGYQNTNDAGVPDPEGSVYWNFNALVGLFFPAVTGIMAGSNRSASLKDTQRSIPIGTLAATLTTTAMYIVSVLLFGALATRKKLLADRLLTATVAWPLPAIIYIGIILSTLGAALQSLTGAPRLLAAIANDDILPILNYFRVADGSEPHIATLFTAFICIGCVVIGNLDLITPTVTMFFLLCYAGVNLSCFLLDLLDAPSWRPRWKFHHWSLSLLGASLCIVIMFLISWSFTIVSLALASLIYYYVSIKGKAGDWGDGFKSAYFQLALRSLRSLGASQVHPKNWYPIPLVFCRPWGKLPENVPCHPKLADFANCMKKKGRGMSIFFSILDGDYHECAEDAKTACKQLATYIDYKRCEGVAEIVVAPSMSEGFRGIVQTMGLGNLKPNIVVMRYPEIWRRENLTEIPATFVGIINDCIVANKAVVIVKGLDEWPNEYQKQYGSIDLYWIVRDGGLMLLLSQLLLTKESFESCKIQVFCIAEEGTDAEMLKADVKKFLYDLRMQAEVIVITMKSWEAQAEGGSQQDESLEAFTGAQRRIAEYLAEMKAAAERHGTPLMADGKPVIVNEQQVEKFLYTTLKLNSTILRYSRMAAVVLVSLPPPPVNHPAYFYMEYMDLLVENVQRLLIVRGYRKDVVTLFT; encoded by the exons ATGGACAATGGGGATATTGACAGCGCAGAGGATGAGTTCCCGGGGCGGATTGGCGGCCGCAAGTACCGGCCGGTGGTGGCCAACGATCGGGCCGTGCTCGAGATGTCCTCCATGGATCCTGGATCTTCTtcctccccctcctcctccgCCACCTTCTCCGATCACCAAGCTTCCCTCAA GAAAGTCAAAGTTGGCGCACAGGCAAACATGGGTGCCGATTTGAAAGAAGGGTCTTCGCCAATACATGAAGAAGCCAATGGTCCCCAGGGAGAGTCAAAACTGGAGTTGTTCGGTTTTGATTCTCTTGTCAACATTCTTGGTCTCAGGAG TATGACAGGGGAGCAGGTTCCTGCACCTTCTAGTCCTAGAGATGGTGAGGATGTTGCCATTACCATTGGGCACCCTAAG CCTGCTGATCTCAAACTGGGTACTTTGATGGGTGTATTTGTCCCATGCTTGCAAAACATACTGGGAATTATCTACTACATCCGATTTTCATG GATTGTTGGTATGGCTGGCATAGGCGAGTCACTATTGCTGGTATCTTTCTGTGGTTTGTGCACTTTTCTGACTGGAATATCACTGAGTGCTATTGCAACGAACGGTGCGATGAAG GGTGGGGGACCTTACTATCTCATTGGTCGTGCCCTTGGTCCAGAGGTTGGAGTTAGCATTGGACTATGTTTTTTCCTCGGAAATGCAGTTGCTGGAGCTCT GTATGTGTTGGGAGCTGTTGAGACCTTTCTGAAAGCTGTGCCAGCTGCTGGGATTTTTAGAG AAACTGTCACAAATGTTAATGTCACAGCAATTGAGCGAGTGGAAAGTCCGAGTTCACATGACTTGCAAGTTTATGGGATTGTTGTGACTATCATCCTATGCTTTATTGTATTTGGTGGTGTGAAAATGATCAATCGGGTGGCACCTGCTTTCCTTATACCTGTTTTATTCTCGCTGTTCTCCATATTCATTGGGATCTTCTTGGCAAGGAAGGATCACCCTGTAG TTGGAATCACGGGCTTGAGTGCGGAAACTTTCAAAGAAAACTGGAGTCCAGGTTATCAGAATACTAATGATGCTGGAGTTCCTGATCCTGAAGGAAGTGTGTACTGGAATTTTAA TGCATTGGTTGGTCTCTTTTTCCCTGCTGTGACTGGAATTATGGCAGGTTCAAATCGATCAGCTTCACTGAAAGATACTCAGCGTTCGATTCCCATTGGAACACTGGCTGCAACTCTCACAACTACTGCAATGTATATAGTTTCTGTGTTGTTATTTGGAGCCCTTGCAACCAGAAAGAAGCTATTGGCAGACAG GCTACTTACAGCTACAGTTGCTTGGCCTTTACCAGCCATCATTTATATTGGAATCATTCTTTCGACATTAGGGGCTGCACTTCAGAGCCTGACAGGTGCCCCACGGCTTCTTGCAGCAATAGCTAATGATGACATCCTGCCCATTCTTAACTACTTCAGGGTTGCAGATGGTAGTGAGCCTCATATTGCTACCCTCTTTACCGCGTTCATCTGCATTGGGTGTGTCGTAATTGGGAACCTGGATCTTATCACACCGACTGTAACTATGTTTTTCCTTCTATGTTATGCCGGTGTGAACTTATCTTGCTTCCTCCTGGATCTTCTAGATGCTCCCAGCTGGCGTCCTCGGTGGAAATTTCACCATTGGAGCCTCTCTCTTCTTGGAGCATCACTTTGTATAG TGATAATGTTCTTAATCTCATGGTCATTCACTATAGTTTCTCTAGCCCTTGCTAGCCTGATATATTATTATGTGAGCATTAAAGGAAAGGCTGGGGACTGGGGTGACGGTTTCAAGAGTGCATATTTCCAACTAGCTCTCCGCAGTCTTCGATCACTAGGAG CAAGCCAAGTGCACCCAAAGAATTGGTATCCAATCCCCCTGGTATTCTGCAGGCCATGGGGTAAACTGCCAGAAAATGTACCTTGTCATCCAAAACTTGCTGACTTTGCAAACTGCATGAAGAAAAAAGGCCGGGGAATGTCTATATTTTTCTCCATACTAGATGGAGACTATCATGAATGCGCCGAAGATGCTAAAACTGCCTGCAAGCAGCTTGCTACCTACATTGACTACAAGCGTTGTGAAGGTGTAGCAGAGATAGTTGTAGCACCTAGTATGTCTGAAGGCTTTCGTGGTATTGTCCAAACCATGGGCCTTGGGAATCTCAAGCCAAACATTGTGGTGATGCGGTATCCGGAAATATGGCGTCGGGAAAACTTAACTGAGATCCCTGCCACCTTTGTTGGAATAATAAATGACTGCATTGTTGCAAACAAGGCTGTTGTTATTGTTAAGGGTCTTGACGAATGGCCCAATGAGTATCAGAAACAGTATGGTAGCATAGATTTGTATTGGATCGTGAGAGACGGTGGTCTCATGCTTCTCCTCTCTCAGCTCCTTCTTACTAAGGAGAGCTTTGAGAGCTGTAAGATTCAAGTCTTTTGCATTGCAGAGGAGGGTACTGACGCAGAGATGCTCAAGGCTGACGTTAAGAAGTTTCTGTATGATCTTCGGATGCAAGCTGAAGTGATTGTTATAACAATGAAATCGTGGGAGGCACAAGCAGAGGGTGGTTCTCAGCAAGATGAATCATTAGAGGCATTCACTGGTGCACAACGCCGGATTGCCGAATACTTAGCTGAGATGAAAGCAGCAGCTGAGAGACACGGAACCCCATTGATGGCTGATGGAAAGCCGGTAATTGTCAATGAGCAACAGGTGGAGAAGTTTCTTTATACGACTCTGAAGCTGAACTCAACCATACTGAGATACTCGAGAATGGCTGCAGTTGTGCTTGTGAGCCTACCACCGCCTCCGGTCAACCACCCTGCTTATTTTTACATGGAGTACATGGATTTGTTGGTGGAGAATGTCCAAAGGCTTTTGATTGTAAGAGGATACCGTAAAGATGTTGTTACTCTATTCACATAG
- the LOC132170326 gene encoding cation-chloride cotransporter 1-like: MDNGDIDSAEDEFPGRIGGRKYRPVVANDRAVLEMSSMDPGSSSSPSSSATFSDHQASLKKVKVGAQANMGADLKEGSSPIHEEANGPQGESKLELFGFDSLVNILGLRSMTGEQVPAPSSPRDGEDVAITIGHPKPADLKLGTLMGVFVPCLQNILGIIYYIRFSWIVGMAGIGESLLLVSFCGLCTFLTGISLSAIATNGAMKGGGPYYLIGRALGPEVGVSIGLCFFLGNAVAGAL; this comes from the exons ATGGACAATGGGGATATTGACAGCGCAGAGGATGAGTTCCCGGGGCGGATTGGCGGCCGCAAGTACCGGCCGGTGGTGGCCAACGATCGGGCCGTGCTCGAGATGTCCTCCATGGATCCTGGATCTTCTtcctccccctcctcctccgCCACCTTCTCCGATCACCAAGCTTCCCTCAA GAAAGTCAAAGTTGGCGCACAGGCAAACATGGGTGCCGATTTGAAAGAAGGGTCTTCGCCAATACATGAAGAAGCCAATGGTCCCCAGGGAGAGTCAAAACTGGAGTTGTTCGGTTTTGATTCTCTTGTCAACATTCTTGGTCTCAGGAG TATGACAGGGGAGCAGGTTCCTGCACCTTCTAGTCCTAGAGATGGTGAGGATGTTGCCATTACCATTGGGCACCCTAAG CCTGCTGATCTCAAACTGGGTACTTTGATGGGTGTATTTGTCCCATGCTTGCAAAACATACTGGGAATTATCTACTACATCCGATTTTCATG GATTGTTGGTATGGCTGGCATAGGCGAGTCACTATTGCTGGTATCTTTCTGTGGTTTGTGCACTTTTCTGACTGGAATATCACTGAGTGCTATTGCAACGAACGGTGCGATGAAG GGTGGGGGACCTTACTATCTCATTGGTCGTGCCCTTGGTCCAGAGGTTGGAGTTAGCATTGGACTATGTTTTTTCCTCGGAAATGCAGTTGCTGGAGCTCTGTGA